In the genome of Ensifer sp. WSM1721, the window TCCGTAGTCAGGCGCCGCAGTCGAGTTATTTTCCTTGTTATATGGCGCGCATGACCGCGGTATGACAGACGGGTCGCGACGGAAAACTGCCGTGCGTCGCGCCGTTAAGCGGGATCTCTGAGTTTGAGGACAGTGCAGGTCTCGCCGCTCAAAGCCTCAGGTGCATGCGGCGGTCGCACGATCAGCCCCTCCGATTGCGCGAAGATGCTGACCATCGACGAATCCTGACGCGAGAATGGATGAGCCAGCAGCGATCCGTCCGGCTCGGCGGTAAGGCGGGCGCGTACATAGTCCTGGCGGCGGTCGTTGGCGGGCAAGGGCGCGGCGAGCCGCGCCGTCGTCAGCCGCGAGCGTGGCGGCAGGTGGGCGAGCTTGCGGGTCAACGGCTCGAGGAAAAGCAGGGCGCAGACGAGGCTCGAAACGGGATTGCCGGGCAGGCCGAGCACCGACATGCCTGTAAGCTCTCCCACCATCAGCGGCTTTCCCGGCCGCATCGCGATACGCCAGAAGTCGAGCGTCATGCCGCAGCTAATGAGCGTCGACTGGACGAGATCATGGTCGCCGACTGAGGCGCCGCCGAGGGTGACGAGCACATCGGCCTTGGCCGACTGGGCTTCGGCAACGGCGGCGGCGATGGCGGCACGGTCATCGGGCACGATGCCGAGATCCAGGACTTCGGCGCCATTCTCGCGCGCGATCGCAGCCACACCGAAGCTGTTCGATGCGATGATCTGGTCGGGCCCGGGGGGACTTCCCGGCGGCAGCAATTCGTCACCGGTGGCGATGATCGCTATCTTCGGTCGTGCAAAGACCGGCAGGCTTTCGTGATTCATGCTCGCTGCGAGCGTCAAGCGGCCGGCATCGAGCACGGAACCGGCGGTGAGTGCGATGTCGCCTTCGGCGAAATCCTGCCCCTTCAAGCGGATGTGACGGCCTTTCGCCGGCGCAAACAGCGTACGGATGCGGTCTTCCGGCAACTTTTCGGTGTCTTCCTGGATGATGACCGTGTCTGCGCCGACCGGTAGCGGCGCCCCGGTAAAGATGCGCACGGCCTCACCGCGCTTGACTTCACCCCGAAACCCGCGTCCTGCGGCAGATTGTCCGACGACCGTCAGTTCGGCGCCGATCTCGGCGATATCCTCGTAGCGAACGGCATAGCCATCCATGGCGGAGTTGTCGAAGGCCGGATGC includes:
- the glp gene encoding gephyrin-like molybdotransferase Glp, which gives rise to MSLLSVEEALLRVITKARPPQRTERLPLHDCLGRELAEDVAARVTHPAFDNSAMDGYAVRYEDIAEIGAELTVVGQSAAGRGFRGEVKRGEAVRIFTGAPLPVGADTVIIQEDTEKLPEDRIRTLFAPAKGRHIRLKGQDFAEGDIALTAGSVLDAGRLTLAASMNHESLPVFARPKIAIIATGDELLPPGSPPGPDQIIASNSFGVAAIARENGAEVLDLGIVPDDRAAIAAAVAEAQSAKADVLVTLGGASVGDHDLVQSTLISCGMTLDFWRIAMRPGKPLMVGELTGMSVLGLPGNPVSSLVCALLFLEPLTRKLAHLPPRSRLTTARLAAPLPANDRRQDYVRARLTAEPDGSLLAHPFSRQDSSMVSIFAQSEGLIVRPPHAPEALSGETCTVLKLRDPA